Part of the Myxocyprinus asiaticus isolate MX2 ecotype Aquarium Trade chromosome 17, UBuf_Myxa_2, whole genome shotgun sequence genome, ctgaagttaaataatgctttttattaagctactatgtatcattgtgtatgaaatataaatacagtgcaAAAAAGTGTATATcagtgaaaatgattgaatttcattctcccttgtgtttagttaacaaaaaattaattattagattattatttaatgtcttcaaaatatttaatctacttggctacaatggctgtttggatgaaatgatggttcctctgataaaaacaatcaaacacttttgagccattttagagcaaatacataattatcgagatatatatatatatatatcgaatatcgtcaataggctgaaaaatattgagatatatttttaagacatatcgcccagccctattcagcatcggtggattacctccaaattTGGaaccgctcattggagaacagaaaaacttgagtgggcctactgagagacatcccagagtggaaagacattcagagcagcctcgaataCTTCTAATCCCCGTTCTCAGTTTGATTGaagaaaccacgctctttgatgagtgggcttgtgtgaaaaacattgtcactcgtcgcattaCTGAGTGGAACGTGAACAagacggccgtgtctgagagattttacgataaactcttgaaagacaagcgcacattgagaaaaattgctgccagcgaaaagtacaaggtgaaaatagttacagatgcggatgcaccctgtaattcgcattgatctgcgcctaggtaaggatacatcaatttcatttttgctgggagggggctgtcccgttttccacaagcaggaatctggtcaccctctGTTTAATGAGATAGCACAGTTGGACTGGGAAAATTGTCCCATGCCCTGTGATTTATGGAGGGGCACAAAGGTCCTTTATAAGTGCTTTTTTCCACCTTTGGGGTTAACTGTTCCGAGCACGGTGAATAACTGTTCcaatagcatttccacttgagcacggtttggTACAGTATGATTACAAATCGCTCCCGGCTGAGATTTCTCAGAATCCTTAGCTAATTGACTCTGGTGGAACACCTTTAGTATGTGCAGACTcatgattggtcacttgctcagtccattctaatcctgattttgcagcacaACAGTGGAAAATGTAACTGTAACCGTGTcaacaagcccagatcagtatGGAAAGGCATGGTTTTGCAAGGAGAATCGTTTAACCCAATGATGGAAAAGCTGCTTATTTTATAGCCTAGCCATTAGTCACAAAACATATTTGTCCCAGGGCCCTTGAATTTAAGGCCCTGGTGGTTAGCGACAGTAAAGTTGAGGTAGATTGAGATCAGGAATGGGATTTAAATCTGCACCCTAATGACAGCACCATGACTCGAAATCTCACAAACATGTGCACTAACCACTGCACCACGGCTTCGATAAAAGTTTTAATTTCAACTCTAATGTCATCAATGTTTAGCTGAACATTTTTTCAagggtggaacaaactgtaaacCAACCTCTTGCCTGCACTCTTTGGTGGGACATGATTCACTATCTCCATCTGAGAAGGATCCAGACTCATCACTGGAATTAGTGTCGTACGACTTCTCGTACTTAATCTTCGGTGGCCCCGACAAGCTGTGCTCCCGTTGTTCGAGAGCAAGGCATCGTGCCATGGTTGAACAAGGAGTGGTAGAGAGTTCAAACTGGGGAAGGCTAGATGGAGAACCACCGCTGCCATCCTCAGCATAAGAGTAGGAAGAGCAAGAACTAGAGGTTCTGATGTGTCTCTCAGTGCGAGCGGAATGGGGACACATTTTAATGGGCACTGGACAGCTGCTCTTTGGGCAATGGTGGTAGGACAGTGGAGGCTCTTGAGAGACAGAAGTAGGGGATAGTGTTTGGGAGCAGGTGAATGACTTGCTGGAACCTGTCCATAGGTCTTCCCGAATCTCCTGCCCCAGACAGAACTCACCAGGGTAGGAATGATCTGGTGCCGTCAGATGACTGGGGGCCCGAGAGGAAAAGATTACACTCCTTCGGTCGCTCTCCTGCTCAACTTGTGTTGAACAGATCCTTTCAAAGAACATGGACTTGAAGGACACTCCATCTATTAATTTCTGAACCTTCTTTGAGGAAGTCACACCAAGTCCCCCAACAAAAGCCTGATAGTTATTTTGAAAGTCACCCTGAGCAACTTGTCTGTTTTGAATGTGAGAGGTTCTGTTGGCAAGTTGCACATCAGAGGTAAGACACTGATCCAGAGTTGTTACTTCCTTTTTAACAAGGGAGCGCAGGCACACTGGTAAACGTTTATTTGGAGGCAGTTCAATGGGTGTTGAACTTAGCTGCCGGCCATCTAACTCCATTTCCATGGCCATTTCCATTTCAGTCCCTTGACCCCTGACCAGACCATCCATTTCCACCTCAGACAGGTCCAGTGGTAGACATTCCTCCCCACCGACTGGTTCCGTTTTCACCTTGGAGAGATCCAGGCCCCGGGCATCACCACTGGTGACTTGCATCGAGCCGTGTAAGCTTAAGATACTGCTATTTGGCGAGGTGGTTACATTATGCTTGGCATAAACATGATGGCACTTTCTATATTTGGGATAACGAGGAAAGTCAAAGGAAGGAGCTTGGTCTGATTCATGCAGGTTGTTGGGGACATGGAATTGCTCTGTGTCCTTGGAAGAGCTGAGTTCACAAGAGTGCAGCCCTGATACAAACAGTGGTGGTTTGGAATCATTTGGTCGCCTGTTTGCAGCATTTGTTCCATGATGGTTCTGACCCAGTGTATGAGGTGATGAGGGGTTCTTGCTGATGTGCATGCTGTCAACCTCACTTTTCATCTGGGCCTGTAGAAAGCGGAAGCAGGAGTCTTCCAGGTTATGCACGCCTAGGAATTCTGCACAGCACATAACTTCCTGGATGTTGTCCCTGTTGAGTAACAGTTTGGCTGTGTAGGCAAACTGCAACAGTGGGGCAAAGCCTCTCTCTGTGATctatagaaataaaacaaaacaaaagctaaaATTTCATAAATATTAGTTGTATTTGAATCAAATTAAAGGGGCCATGCTCTCTATAGTAGCATTTTTTCCACAAAGTCCACTTATATTTTTAGTCAACGTTTATTGCACTGAAACAGTTTTACATTTCCTACACTCTCTATGACCCTCAGAATTAAACAGGGTGTTTTGCTACTGTACAGACAGCTttatgtaaatgacctctgttatgatcAGGTAACTCTTTGCAAGTGAAAACTATTGGTGTAGATCACATTGTTCATATGGTTAGACTGAAGTAAGTTGCTGAATACTAAACAGCCATTGAGAAAACATGGGCAGTCATAGGTTAACACCATCTTAGTGGTAAGATCAACATCATGACGTTCTCTGAAGGACTCAGTTTTGAAGTGTAGTTGACAAATGACCATCGACAACTGTAGTAGTTGAAACTCTTATTTCAAAAgcacaagaaaataattt contains:
- the LOC127455429 gene encoding transcription regulator protein BACH2-like; protein product: MSTEEKPEAPMYVYESTVHCANVLLCLNEQRKQDVLCDVTVLVEGREIRAHRAVLAACSQYFSLLLRGQTEHEPVISLPQKITERGFAPLLQFAYTAKLLLNRDNIQEVMCCAEFLGVHNLEDSCFRFLQAQMKSEVDSMHISKNPSSPHTLGQNHHGTNAANRRPNDSKPPLFVSGLHSCELSSSKDTEQFHVPNNLHESDQAPSFDFPRYPKYRKCHHVYAKHNVTTSPNSSILSLHGSMQVTSGDARGLDLSKVKTEPVGGEECLPLDLSEVEMDGLVRGQGTEMEMAMEMELDGRQLSSTPIELPPNKRLPVCLRSLVKKEVTTLDQCLTSDVQLANRTSHIQNRQVAQGDFQNNYQAFVGGLGVTSSKKVQKLIDGVSFKSMFFERICSTQVEQESDRRSVIFSSRAPSHLTAPDHSYPGEFCLGQEIREDLWTGSSKSFTCSQTLSPTSVSQEPPLSYHHCPKSSCPVPIKMCPHSARTERHIRTSSSCSSYSYAEDGSGGSPSSLPQFELSTTPCSTMARCLALEQREHSLSGPPKIKYEKSYDTNSSDESGSFSDGDSESCPTKECRQEVKLPFSVDHIIKLPRNDFQLMIKMHKLTSDQLDFIHDMRRRSKNRIAAQRCRKRKLDCIQNLECEIHKLVCERQKLLTERNQLKACMGELWENFSILSQEVCREEQRSPGQTQSQYHLHLDPVSSSSTSTDLRISPSPTSIDVTLTSHGSMMSSQTFSDCQATAELPCPYLRVTREAMLPQDSVTSLRSDPLLQTASSSVTIDICQEMTEKCTTEEQPKRN